A region of Selenomonadales bacterium 4137-cl DNA encodes the following proteins:
- a CDS encoding M48 family metalloprotease, which yields MKKYVASALISLIILFGFTPRVVQAASAAENLLYAAAAYAYINGQLQNINDNHQQQRLAIDQRKTGIDNDPDVNERLGRLYSQLKANGQIKSNYALYVSPEKDLNAFCDIGRVICVYRGNFDLTDDEVAFTLAHELRHGEAKHNIAGVQKLLGLSLIVNLFLQRNDNTTSEILAAVAANYINNEIFTMGQEWEADEYAFNYAVAAGFNPGAGAANMARIRKKHGEIWVEGLARLINPNNHPKTSARVAAFSKKMTDYSRGKVTVAEGKTGAAILVKGQLFMVPKANYGQIQDERAYLIAGKIARAFHQKPYTLTGGDIGDDGEVLLGDIAIVTPGEGEEPAEVLAERLNVILAVK from the coding sequence ATGAAAAAATATGTAGCTTCAGCGTTAATTAGTCTGATCATCCTTTTTGGCTTTACCCCCCGGGTCGTTCAAGCCGCCTCGGCAGCAGAAAACCTTCTGTACGCCGCGGCGGCCTACGCCTACATCAACGGCCAACTGCAAAATATCAACGACAACCACCAGCAGCAGCGGCTCGCCATCGACCAGCGGAAAACAGGGATTGACAACGACCCGGACGTAAACGAAAGACTCGGCCGCCTCTACTCCCAGCTTAAGGCGAACGGGCAGATAAAGAGCAACTATGCCTTATATGTCAGCCCCGAGAAAGATCTTAACGCTTTCTGCGACATCGGCAGGGTGATCTGCGTATACCGGGGGAATTTTGACCTCACGGACGACGAAGTTGCCTTTACCCTTGCCCATGAACTGCGTCACGGCGAGGCAAAACATAACATCGCCGGCGTCCAGAAGCTCCTAGGCCTGAGTTTGATAGTCAATCTCTTCCTCCAGAGAAACGACAACACCACCTCCGAAATTCTTGCCGCAGTAGCCGCCAACTACATAAACAATGAAATCTTCACCATGGGCCAGGAATGGGAAGCAGACGAATACGCGTTTAATTACGCTGTGGCGGCCGGATTCAACCCCGGTGCCGGGGCCGCCAACATGGCCAGAATCCGCAAGAAACATGGCGAGATATGGGTGGAAGGACTTGCGCGGCTCATAAACCCGAACAATCACCCTAAAACATCCGCCAGAGTCGCCGCCTTCTCGAAAAAGATGACCGATTACTCCCGCGGCAAAGTCACCGTAGCCGAAGGGAAAACCGGCGCAGCTATCCTTGTCAAGGGGCAGCTTTTCATGGTTCCGAAGGCGAATTACGGCCAGATCCAAGATGAGCGGGCCTACTTGATCGCCGGAAAAATCGCCCGGGCATTCCATCAAAAACCGTATACGCTAACTGGCGGCGATATCGGTGACGATGGGGAAGTCCTATTGGGAGACATAGCAATAGTGACCCCTGGCGAAGGGGAAGAGCCAGCAGAGGTCCTGGCAGAAAGGCTTAACGTGATCCTCGCGGTAAAGTAA
- a CDS encoding CBO0543 family protein, whose translation MAPNIDWGGLYEIYEANQTFLRLAYEYWRQYTYNAPVWWLLILTLILPWIIWWRFVDKARLSLCLSLGLLTLIVCTGLDAVGVAHGRWVYPHKLLGTFPHLVPVNFSLLPVSYMLIYQFFPSWKKYLRASFAMGLLFAFVGEPVLIFLGVYLPLQWYHHYSFPLYIAIAVAVKAAGDGMRGLQERHGKKPAD comes from the coding sequence ATGGCGCCAAACATAGATTGGGGCGGATTGTACGAAATTTACGAGGCCAACCAGACATTTCTGAGGCTGGCCTACGAATACTGGCGTCAGTATACGTACAATGCGCCGGTGTGGTGGTTGCTTATTTTGACGCTTATCCTGCCGTGGATTATCTGGTGGCGTTTTGTGGATAAAGCGAGACTTTCGTTGTGCTTGTCCCTGGGGTTGCTGACCCTGATCGTCTGCACCGGCCTCGACGCGGTCGGCGTGGCCCACGGGCGGTGGGTATATCCGCATAAGCTGCTCGGTACTTTTCCCCACCTTGTCCCGGTCAACTTTTCCCTCCTGCCGGTATCGTACATGCTTATTTATCAGTTTTTCCCGTCATGGAAAAAGTACTTGCGCGCCAGTTTCGCCATGGGGCTGCTGTTCGCCTTCGTGGGTGAGCCGGTCCTGATTTTTCTCGGCGTCTATTTGCCGCTGCAGTGGTATCACCACTATTCTTTTCCCCTTTATATAGCGATTGCCGTCGCGGTAAAAGCGGCCGGCGACGGCATGCGGGGTCTTCAGGAGCGACATGGCAAAAAACCGGCGGATTAG
- a CDS encoding phosphopantetheine-binding protein translates to MSTIEKLREVILKLRKKNITADKLTPDARFAQDLDFDSQDLTEMLVLAEDAFKVSLDLQEVKNLSTIAAAVEFLDKKQAK, encoded by the coding sequence ATGTCGACTATCGAAAAACTGCGGGAAGTAATCCTCAAGCTCAGGAAGAAGAATATCACCGCCGACAAGCTGACCCCCGACGCCCGTTTTGCACAGGACCTCGACTTCGATTCCCAGGATCTGACCGAGATGCTGGTATTGGCGGAGGACGCGTTCAAGGTTTCCCTCGACCTGCAGGAAGTGAAGAATCTGTCGACGATCGCCGCCGCCGTGGAATTTCTCGACAAAAAGCAGGCAAAGTAA
- a CDS encoding beta-ketoacyl-ACP synthase III, which translates to MTGPSPGTGTNARIAGLGMYVPEKIVTSAEIAGRLNVSEEWIVSRVGVRERHIAAAGEAASAQGAVAAERALADAGVAPDEVDLLIVATQTPDRPVPSAACALQRRLGLSGAAFDLNAACSGFVYALTVGAQFIATGSYRNILVVGAEVVSHTVDWDDLSSCILIGDGAGAAVLQPTGPDRGILAWEMGADGRGGDFLTIPAGGSETPLTHEALDAKLDKVRMLGQEVFMFALRTVPAVTNRVLAMANLSLADVSLFVPHQANSHIIEAVARRLDLPEEKLMMNIDRYGNTVAASIPIALCEAMERGRIKSGDVVVLAGFGAGLTWGAAVVRW; encoded by the coding sequence ATGACCGGACCTTCCCCGGGCACCGGGACCAACGCCCGTATAGCGGGGCTCGGCATGTATGTGCCGGAGAAGATCGTGACAAGCGCCGAGATTGCCGGCCGGCTCAATGTTTCCGAGGAATGGATCGTGAGCCGCGTCGGCGTCCGGGAGCGGCATATCGCCGCCGCCGGCGAGGCTGCCTCGGCGCAGGGGGCCGTCGCCGCCGAGCGCGCCCTGGCTGACGCCGGCGTCGCGCCGGACGAGGTCGACCTGCTTATCGTCGCCACCCAGACGCCCGACCGGCCGGTACCTTCCGCCGCCTGCGCTCTCCAACGCAGGCTCGGCTTGTCCGGAGCGGCTTTCGACCTGAATGCCGCCTGTTCCGGCTTTGTGTACGCGCTGACCGTGGGCGCGCAGTTCATCGCCACCGGCAGCTACCGCAACATCCTGGTCGTCGGGGCGGAAGTGGTGTCGCACACGGTGGACTGGGACGATTTGTCCTCCTGTATATTGATCGGCGACGGGGCGGGCGCCGCCGTGCTGCAACCGACGGGCCCGGACAGGGGGATTCTCGCCTGGGAGATGGGGGCCGACGGCCGGGGCGGCGATTTTCTCACCATCCCCGCCGGCGGGTCGGAGACGCCGCTGACCCACGAAGCGCTGGATGCCAAGCTTGATAAGGTGAGGATGCTCGGCCAGGAGGTGTTCATGTTCGCCCTCCGCACCGTGCCGGCGGTCACTAACCGGGTGCTGGCGATGGCCAATCTGTCGCTGGCCGATGTTTCCCTTTTTGTCCCCCACCAGGCCAACAGCCATATCATCGAGGCCGTTGCCCGCAGGCTGGACCTGCCTGAAGAGAAGCTGATGATGAATATCGACCGTTATGGCAACACTGTCGCCGCCTCTATACCGATAGCGCTGTGCGAGGCTATGGAGCGCGGCCGGATAAAGTCCGGCGATGTCGTGGTCCTCGCCGGTTTCGGCGCCGGCCTCACGTGGGGCGCGGCGGTAGTGCGCTGGTAA
- a CDS encoding MATE family efflux transporter, with translation MREQIDLGAGNVSAVIIRFAVPLMVSLFFQNLYAYIDTVFVSWLGAEALAAVSLSVPLTYLALSLAKGASFGSVVLISYARGQGDEEGGRAVGMALLPMMTLLMAIFAPLLSADLCRAFYAFLGATDAVAAVGIGFTAWLVAGFPVMGYVFTAEALFMARGDTKTPMKGQILGNMLNFALDPLFMFVFGWGVTGAAVATFTGQLVAAVYLRRRLAIQQGERLTLALPAGVTGLWRRIVGQGVFITVAYMVSPVGLMLLNMVLARFGPLAVGAWNLMSRTEMMVMLPIMGLSNALAAFVSFNLGRGDYGRIRAGLVFFFKFSLAIVVPTMVLFTVFPRELTAVFRPAPDLVELGSAALSASAVAVLFMPALFAMNGLAQGFRRPVFMLAIGFVYIIAARVPLAYLFAARWGERGVFWSHPAAAFLAGALALALSLRLLADCRRGLAAAAAENGRGAAADG, from the coding sequence ATGCGAGAACAGATCGACCTAGGGGCAGGCAACGTTTCGGCGGTTATTATCCGCTTTGCCGTTCCCTTGATGGTATCTTTGTTTTTCCAGAACTTGTATGCATATATTGATACGGTGTTTGTCTCCTGGCTGGGGGCGGAGGCGCTGGCGGCCGTCTCGCTGAGCGTGCCGCTGACCTATCTGGCGCTGTCGCTGGCCAAGGGGGCCTCGTTCGGCAGCGTCGTCCTCATCAGTTATGCCCGCGGGCAGGGGGACGAGGAGGGCGGACGGGCGGTCGGCATGGCGCTGCTGCCGATGATGACGCTGCTGATGGCGATTTTCGCGCCGCTTTTGTCCGCCGACCTGTGCCGCGCATTTTACGCTTTTTTGGGCGCCACCGATGCCGTGGCCGCAGTGGGTATCGGTTTTACCGCCTGGCTGGTGGCCGGGTTTCCGGTGATGGGCTATGTGTTTACCGCCGAGGCTTTGTTCATGGCCCGCGGCGACACGAAGACGCCGATGAAGGGGCAGATTCTGGGCAATATGCTTAATTTCGCCCTTGACCCGCTGTTTATGTTCGTGTTCGGCTGGGGCGTGACCGGGGCGGCGGTCGCCACCTTCACCGGCCAGCTTGTGGCGGCCGTTTACCTGCGGCGGCGACTCGCAATCCAGCAGGGGGAACGGCTGACGCTGGCCCTTCCGGCCGGCGTGACGGGGCTGTGGCGGCGGATTGTCGGCCAGGGAGTGTTCATCACGGTGGCCTACATGGTGAGCCCGGTGGGCCTGATGCTGCTGAATATGGTGCTGGCCCGGTTCGGGCCGCTGGCGGTCGGGGCCTGGAACCTGATGTCGCGCACCGAGATGATGGTGATGCTGCCGATAATGGGTCTCAGCAACGCCTTGGCAGCGTTCGTCAGCTTCAACCTCGGCCGGGGCGATTACGGGCGGATACGCGCGGGGCTGGTCTTTTTTTTCAAGTTTTCGTTGGCTATTGTGGTGCCGACGATGGTTTTGTTCACGGTTTTCCCGCGTGAGCTTACGGCCGTTTTCCGGCCGGCTCCGGACCTGGTGGAGCTGGGAAGCGCCGCACTTTCGGCGTCGGCGGTGGCGGTGCTGTTCATGCCGGCCCTGTTCGCGATGAACGGCCTGGCGCAGGGTTTCCGGCGCCCGGTCTTTATGCTGGCGATAGGTTTTGTGTATATTATCGCGGCCCGCGTACCGCTGGCTTATTTGTTCGCCGCCCGCTGGGGCGAGCGGGGCGTGTTTTGGAGCCACCCCGCCGCCGCTTTTCTGGCCGGTGCGCTGGCACTGGCGTTATCCCTGCGCCTGCTGGCCGACTGCCGCCGCGGTCTGGCGGCCGCTGCGGCCGAGAACGGGAGAGGCGCGGCGGCCGATGGCTGA